A single Eleginops maclovinus isolate JMC-PN-2008 ecotype Puerto Natales chromosome 5, JC_Emac_rtc_rv5, whole genome shotgun sequence DNA region contains:
- the LOC134864311 gene encoding dynactin subunit 6-like, producing the protein MADKQNNQKSVKIATGAVVCVESEIRGDVTIGPRTVVHPKARIIAEAGPIVIGEGNLIEEQALIINGYPENITPESEVEPKTMTIGMNNVFEVGCVSQALKIGDNNVIESKADVGRNVILTSGCIIGAFCQVNTCEVIPENTVIYGSGCMRRVQTERPQPQTLQLDFLMKILPNYHHLKKTVKAGHNAS; encoded by the exons ATGgcagataaacaaaataatcaGAAAAG TGTCAAAATAGCCACTGGAGCCGTAGTTTGTGTTGAAAGTGAAATCAGAGGAGATGTGACCATAG GCCCAAGGACAGTAGTCCATCCAAAAGCTCGTATCATTGCAGAGGCAGGGCCCATCGTGATTGGAGAAGGCAATTTAATCGAGGAGCAGGCTCTGATTATTAATGG TTATCCAGAAAACATCACACCAGAGTCTGAGGTGGAACCAAAGACAATGACCATTGGCATGAACAATGTATTTGAAGTTGGCTGTG TATCACAAGCCCTGAAAATTGGGGACAACAACGTCATTGAATCCAAAG CCGACGTCGGTAGGAATGTGATCCTCACCAGTGGCTGTATCATTGGAGCCTTCTGTCAGGTCAACACGTGTGAAGTCATACCTGAAAACACGGTAATCTACGGCTCTGGATGTATGAGGCGGGTTCAGACGGAGAGACCACAG CCCCAGACTCTTCAACTCGACTTTCTGATGAAGATTTTGCCAAACTACCACCATTTGAAGAAGACTGTTAAAGCTGGCCACAATGCTAGCTAA